The DNA window TTCTACCAGCCGCTTCAGGGTCTTGAGCCGCTGCGCCAAGACGCGAATCACTTTGATCGCAACGTCCGGATGCTGGAGGCAGAAGCGGAAGAAGCTGGGGCCATCGAGGCGCAAGAGAGTGCAATCTTCAATCGCCAGCGCTGTCACCGAATAGCGGCCACCGTCAAAGACAGACGACTCTTCGAGTGAGTTGCCGGGACGTTCGATGGCGATGAGTTGGTGCCGCCCGCCCGGGGACAACTTCACAATCCGGACGCTACCGCTTTGGACGATGAAGAGGTCGCCGCCTTTCTCGCCTTCTGAGAAGATAACGGCACCGGCCTCGAAGCGGAGGGAAGAGACTCCCACCGCGATCGAGGCCAGTTCGGCGTGCGACAACTCATTGAAGAGCGGAACGCGGCAAAGGGTATCGACAAAGGCGAGTGTAGAAGCGGTCATGGGCCTTACACTTCAGCATAGACAGGCTTCTTACTTCCAGCGAATGCCCTTTGCTGTCTCAAAGAACAGAGTAAAGACATAGCGGGCCTGATCGTAGGCGTCGTCGCCACTCCCGCCCGCAGCCTTCAGCAGATGTTCCACTTCGACGAAGTAAGGTCCAGACCAGGGCGTTTCAATCGTCACCTTGCCCTGCGCGTCGGTGAAGAACTCCTTCTGCCAGCGGGGCGGGCCAAAGACATGGACAGGCGCCTTGGGCAGGGGAGCACCCT is part of the Bryobacter aggregatus MPL3 genome and encodes:
- a CDS encoding Crp/Fnr family transcriptional regulator, with the protein product MTASTLAFVDTLCRVPLFNELSHAELASIAVGVSSLRFEAGAVIFSEGEKGGDLFIVQSGSVRIVKLSPGGRHQLIAIERPGNSLEESSVFDGGRYSVTALAIEDCTLLRLDGPSFFRFCLQHPDVAIKVIRVLAQRLKTLKRLVEDLSFATVRDRLIAHLLRLAQDAGKLCAEGILIELQENQEELAARLGTVRELISRNLGRLHGAGFIVMKRRALTIPDLDKLAAELSF